From the genome of Anaerolineales bacterium:
CAGCGGCTGCCTACCAGGACCTCTATCCAATCTACAGGCAGCTCTACCCAGCCCTGAAGCTTTCTTTCCACGCGCTTGCGGGATCATGATCCGCATCGGGGTTTCGTCCACGGGCCGGAACCACGCCTAACTAGAATTGGGGCACCGTCGGACCATTAGGCGGGCACGATCCGGCTCTCGAGCCGGGCTCGGGGCGAATCTCCGCCGCGAACCGCGTCGTCGGCAATCTGAATCGAGAAGGAGCAGAATTCCATGGAGATGAGGCGGCTGGGGAAGAGCGGCATTCGGGTCTCGGTGATCGGGCTGGGGTTGTGGGCTGTCGGTGGCCAGGATTGGGGCCCGACGGATGATGGAGCTTCGCTGAGCACCATCGACGCCGCACTTGAGGCGGGGATCAACTTCTTCGATACGGCGGATGCCTACGGCGAGGGTCACAGTGAGGAGCTGCTTGGCCGTGCGATGCAAGGCCGCCGCGACCGGTTCATCGTGGCGAGCAAGATCGGCTGGATCAACTTCGACAGCGAGCGGCGGAGCTCAGCCTACGACACGGTCGCCAAACTCGTTGCTGGGGTTGAATCCAGCCTCAAGCGGCTCAAGACGGATCACATCGACGTCATCCAGCGCCATATTGACTTCCCGGATCCAACCGTCGAGGTGTTCCTCGAGGGATTTCAGTCCCTTCAGGAGGCCGGCAAGGTGCGCGCCTACGGCCTGAGCACAAGCGATGATGGGTTTCTCCGACGGTTCAACTCGGATGGCCGCTGTGCTACGCTGCAGATCGACTACAGCCTTCTGAATCGGACCTGTGAGCAGGAAATCCTGCCGTACTGCCAGGCGCAGGACATCGGGGTCATCGTGCGCGGGCCGCTGGCGATGGGACTTCTCACCGGGAAGTTCGACCCGGGGGCTAGATTCGGCGAAAACGATTTCCGGCGACGTTGGATTGACAGCCGGGAGGAGCATGAGGTCTTTCTGGAAGACCTCACGAAGGTTGACAAGCTTCGGTCCCTGACGGATGGCCGAAGCCTGGCCCAGCTGGCGATCCAGTTCAGTATCCATCATCAGGCCGTGGCCACCAGCATTCCCGGCGCCAAAACCGTCGCCCAACTGCGGGAAAACGTTGCCGCCGCCCAGCTCCCGCGGTTGACGGCTCAGGAGTTGGGGATCATCAACGGCGTTACCCCTGCGGGGGGCGGAAGAAAGATCTGGCCGGCCTAGCAGGGCGCGATCCACGTCCGCCTTCAGTTCGCCCGCAACAACGGCGAGCGGCATCTCTTAGTAGGTCCAAGAATACGATAGAATTAGTCCTAATGGGCTCCCTTGCGGCCGGCCGTGCCGAGCGGCCAGGGTGGTGCTGGCCGTTCGCGCGGGAAGGCATGTCGCTGACTCGCATGTCGCCGGCGATGCTGTGGGGGGCCTGTTCAACGTTGCCTGGAGGACGATCGTATGAGCGGCATTCGGGTGCTGGT
Proteins encoded in this window:
- a CDS encoding aldo/keto reductase, which encodes MRRLGKSGIRVSVIGLGLWAVGGQDWGPTDDGASLSTIDAALEAGINFFDTADAYGEGHSEELLGRAMQGRRDRFIVASKIGWINFDSERRSSAYDTVAKLVAGVESSLKRLKTDHIDVIQRHIDFPDPTVEVFLEGFQSLQEAGKVRAYGLSTSDDGFLRRFNSDGRCATLQIDYSLLNRTCEQEILPYCQAQDIGVIVRGPLAMGLLTGKFDPGARFGENDFRRRWIDSREEHEVFLEDLTKVDKLRSLTDGRSLAQLAIQFSIHHQAVATSIPGAKTVAQLRENVAAAQLPRLTAQELGIINGVTPAGGGRKIWPA